The following coding sequences are from one Streptomyces sp. NBC_01232 window:
- a CDS encoding MerR family transcriptional regulator gives MTADDSLGGRLDDDDYPAYTMGRAAELLGTTPGFLRAIGEARLITPLRSAGGHRRYSRYQLRIAARARELVDQGTPVEAACRIVILEDQLEEAQRINAEYRRAATAAPTPAPRPTPDDSR, from the coding sequence ATGACAGCGGATGACTCGCTCGGCGGCCGGCTGGACGACGATGACTACCCCGCCTACACGATGGGCCGGGCCGCCGAACTCCTCGGCACGACCCCTGGCTTCCTGCGCGCCATCGGCGAGGCCCGTCTGATCACACCGCTGCGCTCCGCAGGCGGGCACCGCCGGTACTCCCGCTACCAGCTGCGGATCGCGGCCCGCGCACGGGAGCTCGTGGACCAGGGCACGCCGGTCGAAGCCGCCTGCCGCATCGTCATCCTGGAGGACCAGCTCGAAGAGGCGCAGCGCATCAACGCCGAGTACCGGCGCGCCGCGACCGCCGCGCCCACACCTGCGCCGAGGCCCACGCCGGACGATTCCCGCTGA
- a CDS encoding AMP-binding protein, with the protein MLTALTGVFGDRADAVTVAGRTASYEELLGAAGAVAADLARVPVGAFAVTATASLETVAAVVGGLIAGVPCVPLPPDAGPSERDHILRDSGARLLEVDFARRAPAVTSASASAAASGSAFGSASASASVEDPALILYTSGTTGAPKGVVVSAAAITADLDALAAAWQWSAEDTLVHGLPLFHVHGLVLGVLGALRTGSRLVHTGRPTPEAYAAAAEAGGSLYFGVPTVWSRIAAAPQEAAALSRARLLVSGSAALPAPVFRDLERLTGHRPVERYGMTETLITVSGRAGGEVHPGAVGTPLAGIRTRIAAEPGAEIGELQLTGPTLFSGYLGRPEATAAAYTEDGWFRTGDIASVGEDGVHRIVGRASTDMIKSGGYRIGAGEIENALLDHPRVREAAVVGVPDADLGQRIVAFVVADGVTGAELTDFVAAHLSVHKRPREVRFIAAIPRNAMGKPQKRLLLEGRAG; encoded by the coding sequence ATGCTGACCGCCCTCACGGGTGTTTTCGGGGACCGGGCGGATGCTGTCACTGTTGCGGGTCGTACCGCCTCGTACGAGGAACTCCTCGGCGCGGCGGGGGCTGTGGCCGCCGATCTCGCCCGGGTTCCGGTGGGAGCGTTCGCGGTGACGGCGACTGCGTCGCTCGAGACGGTCGCGGCGGTGGTCGGGGGTCTGATCGCGGGCGTGCCGTGCGTCCCGCTGCCTCCGGATGCGGGTCCGTCGGAGCGCGATCACATTCTGCGTGATTCTGGTGCTCGTCTCCTCGAGGTGGACTTCGCCCGCCGCGCGCCCGCAGTGACGTCGGCGTCGGCTTCGGCGGCCGCATCCGGATCCGCATTCGGATCTGCGTCCGCGTCCGCGTCCGTGGAGGATCCGGCGCTGATTCTGTACACGTCCGGGACGACCGGGGCGCCGAAGGGGGTGGTCGTCAGCGCTGCCGCGATCACTGCCGACCTCGATGCGCTGGCTGCGGCGTGGCAGTGGAGTGCCGAGGACACTCTGGTTCACGGTCTGCCGCTCTTCCATGTACACGGCCTGGTCCTGGGCGTGTTGGGGGCCTTGCGGACCGGGAGCCGCCTGGTGCATACGGGCCGGCCGACGCCGGAGGCGTACGCGGCGGCTGCGGAGGCGGGCGGGAGTCTCTACTTCGGGGTGCCGACGGTGTGGTCTCGTATCGCGGCTGCTCCGCAGGAGGCGGCAGCGTTGTCGCGGGCCCGGTTGCTGGTGTCGGGGAGTGCGGCCCTGCCCGCGCCGGTCTTCCGTGATCTGGAGCGCTTGACGGGACACCGGCCGGTGGAGCGGTACGGGATGACGGAAACCCTGATCACGGTGAGCGGGCGAGCGGGCGGCGAGGTCCACCCGGGCGCGGTCGGTACGCCGCTTGCGGGCATCCGTACGCGCATCGCCGCCGAGCCGGGTGCCGAGATCGGTGAACTGCAGCTGACCGGGCCGACGTTGTTCTCGGGCTACCTGGGCCGGCCGGAGGCCACCGCTGCCGCGTACACGGAGGACGGCTGGTTCCGTACGGGTGACATCGCGTCGGTGGGCGAGGACGGGGTCCACCGGATCGTGGGCCGTGCCTCCACCGACATGATCAAGTCGGGCGGGTACCGGATCGGGGCGGGCGAGATCGAGAACGCGCTCCTGGACCATCCGCGGGTGAGGGAGGCAGCGGTGGTCGGTGTACCGGATGCGGATCTGGGGCAGCGGATCGTCGCCTTCGTCGTCGCCGACGGGGTCACGGGCGCCGAACTCACCGATTTCGTCGCTGCGCACCTGTCGGTGCACAAACGCCCGCGCGAGGTGCGGTTCATCGCGGCGATCCCGCGCAACGCGATGGGCAAGCCCCAGAAGCGACTCCTCCTGGAGGGCAGGGCCGGGTAG
- a CDS encoding ribosome-inactivating family protein has product MLFSPALASADEYRSLTSAIRSKAQDAQGFFGGAGRKEGQMPYLPLHVQLRGLFIELYIELRPRNTSLRIAGFRNIFENGQAPPEAYARHVRDSVAPPGLHRTEALPFGGNRADLETAAAVRRSGILLGRRPLSDAVIWLHQNRDPRNTAHGMLVLSEMLCEAARYPALAGAISRIWMTGGRL; this is encoded by the coding sequence ATGCTGTTTTCCCCGGCGCTCGCCTCTGCCGACGAATATCGATCCCTGACGTCGGCCATCCGGTCGAAGGCGCAAGATGCGCAGGGATTCTTCGGCGGAGCCGGGCGCAAGGAGGGCCAGATGCCCTACCTTCCTCTTCACGTCCAACTGCGCGGTCTGTTCATCGAGCTCTACATCGAGCTCCGCCCACGCAATACGAGCCTCCGGATAGCCGGGTTCCGGAACATCTTCGAGAACGGCCAGGCACCGCCGGAAGCGTACGCCCGCCACGTGCGGGACTCTGTGGCCCCGCCGGGTCTCCACCGAACGGAAGCCCTGCCGTTCGGCGGAAACCGCGCCGACCTGGAGACGGCCGCCGCCGTCCGGCGTTCGGGGATCCTGCTCGGGCGTCGGCCCTTGAGTGACGCGGTCATCTGGCTGCACCAGAACCGGGATCCGCGGAACACCGCTCATGGAATGCTCGTACTCTCGGAGATGCTCTGCGAGGCCGCCCGATACCCCGCCCTGGCCGGTGCAATCTCACGCATCTGGATGACTGGAGGGCGACTGTAG